In a genomic window of Leptolyngbya sp. SIO1E4:
- the groES gene encoding co-chaperone GroES translates to MAAVTLSASSVTPLGDRVLIKVSASEETTAGGILLPDTAKEKPQVGEITSVGPGKRSDDGSRQAPEVKVGDKVLYSKYAGTDIKLGSDEYVLLSEKDILATLV, encoded by the coding sequence ATGGCTGCTGTAACTCTAAGTGCGTCTAGTGTGACTCCCCTCGGCGATCGGGTCTTGATTAAGGTCAGCGCATCTGAAGAGACCACGGCTGGCGGCATTTTGCTACCTGACACGGCCAAAGAGAAGCCTCAAGTCGGCGAAATCACTTCAGTTGGCCCAGGTAAGCGTAGCGATGATGGTAGCCGTCAAGCCCCTGAAGTCAAAGTTGGTGACAAGGTGCTGTATTCCAAGTACGCAGGCACCGACATCAAGCTGGGCAGTGATGAGTACGTACTGCTGTCGGAGAAAGACATTCTGGCAACGCTGGTTTAG